The Aquila chrysaetos chrysaetos chromosome 19, bAquChr1.4, whole genome shotgun sequence genome includes a region encoding these proteins:
- the CCNA1 gene encoding cyclin-A1, with product MRRTGEKSRGGRREPCPAAPCSGGRAVLGVLAENGQRRPGSQQGAAVIRRFSGSENTIPSSGKDELPSCTVNAASKQGFAIYVDEPEQKENYTCQVAEELESSLCELDTSAMTSSIHLLLDLSTGSPMIVDTSFQSQPEDHMGDAITLTVGEYAEDIHRYLREAEVRFRPKPHYMRKQPDITTGMRAILVDWLVEVGEEYKLRTETLYLAVNFLDRFLSCMSVLRGKLQLVGTGAILLAAKYEEIYPPEVDEFVYITDDTYTKRQLLRMEHLLLKVLAFDLTAPTINQFLLQYFQRHGVCMRTENFARYLAELSLLEADPFLKYLPSQTAAAAYCLANYTVNRSFWPETLAAFTGYSLSEIAPCLTDLHKACLDAPHCQLQAIREKYKCSKYLQVSLLEPPAVLPLQ from the exons ATGCGCCGCACCGGTGAGAAGAGCCgggggggccggcgggagccctgccccgccgccccctgCAGCGGCGGGCGGGCCGTGCTGGGGGTGCTGGCGGAGAACGGGCAGCGCCGGCCCGGCAGCCAG CAGGGTGCTGCTGTTATCAGACGCTTCTCTGGCTCTGAAAACACCATCCCTTCATCTGGAAAAGATGAATTGCCCAGCTGCACGGTCAATGCTGCATCAAAGCAAGGGTTTGCCATCTACGTAGATGAaccagaacagaaagaaaactacaCCTGCCAAGTGGCTGAAGAGCTGGAGTCAAGCCTGTGTGAACTGGATACTAGTGCAATGACATCCAGTATTCACCTGCTGCTGGATCTGAGTACAG GATCTCCTATGATAGTGGACACATCCTTCCAGTCCCAGCCTGAGGATCACATGGGAGATGCCATAACTCTGACTGTGGGAGAGTATGCTGAAGACATTCATCGGTACCTCCGAGAGGCTGAA GTGAGATTCAGGCCCAAGCCCCACTACATGAGGAAGCAACCAGATATAACAACAGGAATGCGTGCCATCTTGGTAGATTGGCTGGTGGAGGTAGGGGAAGAATATAAACTGCGGACGGAGACTTTGTACTTGGCGGTGAACTTCCTGGACAGGTTTCTTTCCTGCATGTCTGTTCTCAGAGGGAAGCTGCAGCTTGTAGGAACAGGAGCAATTCTTCTGGCTGC GAAATATGAAGAGATCTACCCACCAGAAGTGGATGAGTTTGTGTATATAACAGATGATACCTACACAAAGAGGCAGCTGCTAAGAATGGAACACCTGCTTCTCAAAGTGTTGGCTTTTGACCTAACAGCCCCCACCATCAACCAGTTTCtccttcagtattttcagaGGCATGGAGTCTGTATGAGGACAGAGAACTTTGCGAGG TATCTTGCAGAGCTGAGTCTCCTTGAAGCTGATCCTTTTCTGAAGTATcttccttcacaaactgctgcagcagcctaCTGTCTAGCAAACTATACCGTGAACAGATCTTTCTGG CCGGAAACGCTTGCTGCATTCACTGGGTATTCATTAAGTGAGATAGCACCTTGCCTGACTGATCTGCATAAAGCATGCCTTGATGCTCCCCATTGCCAACTGCAAGCAATTAGGGAGAAGTATAAGTGCTCAAA